The proteins below are encoded in one region of Podarcis raffonei isolate rPodRaf1 chromosome 8, rPodRaf1.pri, whole genome shotgun sequence:
- the LOC128418191 gene encoding suppressor of cytokine signaling 5-like isoform X1 → MSRAGQGTPFATVPLPTPPPPPCASLGASMSTSLCACKMLLPSSSSPRGAMSQEGGARPKAKQDAAPGARPASRWRARASRSLERQSLSPSEVEADGASGSPEPVGKGVGRSLRQKLQAAVGQCFPLKSASRSPDLSAQRKIHLRELMLDTCPFPPGSELARTWNLIKQHTAPVSEQEALAAPALRSDDEDDRLRERRRISIEQGVEPPPDALIHTFEVTAQVNNPLYKLGPKLAHGMSELAGAGWAALAAADEEDEEEEEEEAAAGSSSCAAGLPPDVRIHTQIDYIHCLVPDLLQLTQLPCYWGVMDRYEAEALLDGKPEGTFLLRDSAQEDYLFSVSFRRYGRSLHARIEQWNHNFSFDVHDPSVFHAPTVTGLLEHYKDPSVCMFFEPLLSVPVNRTFPFGLQHLCRAVVTCCTTYDGIGRLPIPSTLKAYLKEYHYKQRVRVRRLDAWWS, encoded by the coding sequence GTCCCGCTTCccacgccgccgccgccaccatgtGCTTCCCTCGGCGCATCCATGTCCACCTCTCTGTGCGCCTGCAAAATGCTCCTTCCCTCTAGCTCCTCTCCCCGTGGGGCCATGTCACAGGAGGGTGGCGCCCGGCCGAAAGCCAAGCAAGATGCGGCTCCTGGCGCCCGTCCCGCCAGCCGCTGGAGAGCCCGAGCGAGCCGATCCCTGGAGAGGCAGAGCCTTTCGCCGTCAGAAGTGGAAGCAGACGGAGCCTCTGGGTCGCCAGAGCCTGTCGGCAAAGGGGTGGGCCGCTCTTTGCGCCAGAAGCTGCAGGCGGCCGTGGGGCAGTGCTTCCCTCTCAAGAGCGCCTCCCGCTCACCGGACCTCTCGGCGCAGCGCAAGATCCACCTGCGGGAGCTGATGCTCGACACCTGCCCCTTCCCTCCCGGCTCGGAGCTTGCGCGCACCTGGAACCTCATCAAGCAGCACACGGCGCCCGTCTCCGAGCAAGAGGCCCTGGCGGCACCGGCGCTGCGCTCCGACGACGAGGACGACCGCCTGCGGGAGCGGCGGCGCATCAGCATCGAGCAAGGCGTTGAGCCGCCCCCGGACGCCCTGATCCACACCTTTGAGGTGACAGCGCAGGTCAACAACCCCCTCTACAAACTGGGGCCCAAGCTGGCGCATGGTATGAGCGAACTGGCCGGCGCTGGGTGGGCGGCGCTGGCGGCGGCGGACGAGGAggacgaagaggaggaggaagaggaggcggctGCAGGCTCCTCTTCCTGCGCCGCGGGGCTGCCGCCCGACGTGCGCATCCACACCCAGATCGACTAcatccactgcctggttcccgaCTTGCTCCAGCTGACGCAGCTGCCCTGCTACTGGGGCGTGATGGACCGCTACGAAGCGGAGGCTCTGCTGGATGGGAAGCCCGAGGGGACGTTCCTGCTGCGCGACTCGGCGCAGGAGGACTACCTGTTCTCGGTGAGCTTCCGCCGCTACGGCCGCTCCCTGCACGCCCGCATCGAGCAGTGGAACCACAACTTCAGCTTCGACGTGCACGACCCCAGCGTCTTCCATGCGCCCACCGTGACCGGGCTCCTGGAGCACTACAAGGACCCCAGCGTGTGCATGTTCTTCGAGCCGCTGCTCTCCGTCCCGGTCAACCGGACCTTCCCCTTTGGGCTGCAACACCTCTGCCGCGCCGTCGTCACCTGCTGTACCACCTACGACGGCATCGGCCGCCTGCCCATCCCCAGCACCCTCAAGGCGTATCTCAAGGAGTACCACTACAAACAAAGGGTGCGTGTCCGGAGGCTGGACGCCTGGTGGAGCTGA
- the LOC128418191 gene encoding suppressor of cytokine signaling 5-like isoform X2: MSTSLCACKMLLPSSSSPRGAMSQEGGARPKAKQDAAPGARPASRWRARASRSLERQSLSPSEVEADGASGSPEPVGKGVGRSLRQKLQAAVGQCFPLKSASRSPDLSAQRKIHLRELMLDTCPFPPGSELARTWNLIKQHTAPVSEQEALAAPALRSDDEDDRLRERRRISIEQGVEPPPDALIHTFEVTAQVNNPLYKLGPKLAHGMSELAGAGWAALAAADEEDEEEEEEEAAAGSSSCAAGLPPDVRIHTQIDYIHCLVPDLLQLTQLPCYWGVMDRYEAEALLDGKPEGTFLLRDSAQEDYLFSVSFRRYGRSLHARIEQWNHNFSFDVHDPSVFHAPTVTGLLEHYKDPSVCMFFEPLLSVPVNRTFPFGLQHLCRAVVTCCTTYDGIGRLPIPSTLKAYLKEYHYKQRVRVRRLDAWWS; encoded by the coding sequence ATGTCCACCTCTCTGTGCGCCTGCAAAATGCTCCTTCCCTCTAGCTCCTCTCCCCGTGGGGCCATGTCACAGGAGGGTGGCGCCCGGCCGAAAGCCAAGCAAGATGCGGCTCCTGGCGCCCGTCCCGCCAGCCGCTGGAGAGCCCGAGCGAGCCGATCCCTGGAGAGGCAGAGCCTTTCGCCGTCAGAAGTGGAAGCAGACGGAGCCTCTGGGTCGCCAGAGCCTGTCGGCAAAGGGGTGGGCCGCTCTTTGCGCCAGAAGCTGCAGGCGGCCGTGGGGCAGTGCTTCCCTCTCAAGAGCGCCTCCCGCTCACCGGACCTCTCGGCGCAGCGCAAGATCCACCTGCGGGAGCTGATGCTCGACACCTGCCCCTTCCCTCCCGGCTCGGAGCTTGCGCGCACCTGGAACCTCATCAAGCAGCACACGGCGCCCGTCTCCGAGCAAGAGGCCCTGGCGGCACCGGCGCTGCGCTCCGACGACGAGGACGACCGCCTGCGGGAGCGGCGGCGCATCAGCATCGAGCAAGGCGTTGAGCCGCCCCCGGACGCCCTGATCCACACCTTTGAGGTGACAGCGCAGGTCAACAACCCCCTCTACAAACTGGGGCCCAAGCTGGCGCATGGTATGAGCGAACTGGCCGGCGCTGGGTGGGCGGCGCTGGCGGCGGCGGACGAGGAggacgaagaggaggaggaagaggaggcggctGCAGGCTCCTCTTCCTGCGCCGCGGGGCTGCCGCCCGACGTGCGCATCCACACCCAGATCGACTAcatccactgcctggttcccgaCTTGCTCCAGCTGACGCAGCTGCCCTGCTACTGGGGCGTGATGGACCGCTACGAAGCGGAGGCTCTGCTGGATGGGAAGCCCGAGGGGACGTTCCTGCTGCGCGACTCGGCGCAGGAGGACTACCTGTTCTCGGTGAGCTTCCGCCGCTACGGCCGCTCCCTGCACGCCCGCATCGAGCAGTGGAACCACAACTTCAGCTTCGACGTGCACGACCCCAGCGTCTTCCATGCGCCCACCGTGACCGGGCTCCTGGAGCACTACAAGGACCCCAGCGTGTGCATGTTCTTCGAGCCGCTGCTCTCCGTCCCGGTCAACCGGACCTTCCCCTTTGGGCTGCAACACCTCTGCCGCGCCGTCGTCACCTGCTGTACCACCTACGACGGCATCGGCCGCCTGCCCATCCCCAGCACCCTCAAGGCGTATCTCAAGGAGTACCACTACAAACAAAGGGTGCGTGTCCGGAGGCTGGACGCCTGGTGGAGCTGA